In the genome of Desulfobacteraceae bacterium, one region contains:
- the aroQ gene encoding type II 3-dehydroquinate dehydratase, which produces MKKVLVLHGVNLNMFGHRDPTQYGRLTLAQIDEKIAALAAELEIRVECFQTNHEGAMVEKIHQAHRDRVDAVVINAGAWTHTSYALMDALAILQAPVVEVHMSHVHAREPFRRHSVIAPVACGQISGFGVDSYLLGLRAAAGLLAAAP; this is translated from the coding sequence ATGAAAAAAGTACTGGTCCTGCACGGGGTCAACCTGAACATGTTCGGCCACCGCGACCCCACCCAATACGGCCGCCTGACCCTGGCCCAGATCGACGAGAAAATCGCCGCACTGGCAGCGGAGCTGGAAATCCGCGTGGAGTGCTTCCAAACCAACCATGAGGGCGCGATGGTGGAGAAAATCCACCAGGCCCACCGCGACCGGGTTGACGCCGTGGTGATCAACGCCGGCGCCTGGACCCACACCAGCTACGCCCTGATGGACGCCCTGGCGATCCTGCAGGCGCCAGTGGTGGAGGTCCACATGTCGCATGTCCACGCCCGGGAGCCTTTCCGGCGCCATTCGGTGATCGCCCCCGTGGCCTGCGGCCAGATATCGGGCTTCGGGGTGGACAGCTATCTGCTGGGGCTCAGGGCCGCCGCCGGACTGCTGGCTGCGGCCCCCTGA
- a CDS encoding shikimate kinase produces the protein MKKRNIILTGFMATGKTTVGKCLAAQLGYRFVDTDRLIEARSGMTVPEIFERRGEAAFRALEAAVARELGACQGLVIATGGRLMLDAANAAALGREGLVFCLAASAEEIIARVAADPGVARPMLAGPDPMARLLALMREREGGYRQFAQIGTSGKIPAQVVAELLTIIRKALACAPPS, from the coding sequence TTCTGACGGGCTTCATGGCAACCGGCAAGACCACCGTCGGCAAATGCCTGGCGGCCCAGCTGGGCTACCGTTTCGTGGACACCGACCGCTTGATCGAAGCCCGCAGCGGGATGACGGTACCCGAGATTTTCGAACGCCGGGGGGAAGCCGCCTTTCGCGCGTTGGAGGCCGCGGTGGCGCGCGAACTGGGCGCGTGCCAGGGCCTGGTGATCGCCACCGGGGGCCGCCTGATGCTGGATGCGGCCAACGCCGCCGCTTTAGGTCGTGAGGGGCTGGTGTTCTGCCTGGCGGCCAGCGCCGAGGAGATAATCGCCCGGGTCGCCGCCGACCCCGGGGTGGCGCGCCCGATGCTGGCAGGGCCGGACCCCATGGCGCGCCTGCTGGCCCTCATGCGGGAGCGGGAGGGCGGCTACCGGCAGTTTGCCCAGATCGGCACCTCCGGCAAAATCCCGGCCCAGGTGGTCGCCGAACTGCTGACCATCATCCGCAAGGCCCTGGCGTGCGCCCCCCCATCTTGA